The Erythrobacter aurantius genome includes a window with the following:
- a CDS encoding Hpt domain-containing protein, whose amino-acid sequence MAFENGALDATLAAAAGNDPALVTELRGAFIESASRQLDLLKRSRCDGNWNVAAMRLKGLAASFHAEDLLIAAEVALESAPGEPAAIRGIETVLARFSGNVPHRF is encoded by the coding sequence ATGGCTTTTGAGAATGGTGCCCTTGACGCGACTTTGGCCGCAGCAGCGGGGAATGATCCCGCGCTTGTGACAGAGCTTCGTGGCGCCTTCATCGAAAGCGCATCACGGCAGCTGGATCTGCTCAAACGCTCGCGTTGCGACGGCAACTGGAACGTGGCGGCTATGCGCCTCAAAGGGTTGGCAGCCAGCTTTCATGCCGAAGACTTGTTGATCGCAGCCGAAGTGGCGCTTGAGTCAGCTCCGGGCGAACCCGCCGCAATCCGCGGGATCGAGACAGTGCTGGCACGCTTTTCGGGCAACGTTCCGCACCGCTTTTAG
- a CDS encoding ATPase, protein MSGGHHIRAVGQGAAQDAQGETAAKAGSDQPDAVDDLSAAVEFEEELDLTEYTPEDEYAPASDRFGFVAPTIAVALILGWSALYIYAMRASLINAANAAPSEWVRWIIDWSVPVLLVCVGWLLTMRHSRAEAKRFAQTASLLSHESRELESRLTVVNRELSLAREFLGAQSRELESLGRIASERLSSHATELQALIQNNGAQVEAIGSASTTALENMKHLRDDLPVIATSARDVSNQVGNAGRTAHEQLEKLVSGFERLNQFGKASENQVSMLDKRVGEILSGFESQLARVGDVIATRLDQVEQKADQYRSAVDDAESKALAALGERMAMLQTEAKAIGGKLREAEAGAMEQLRLSRERFEADVTSTVKSLDRLDAHAIATSQKRIKELHEEAARFDEKLEVRDRKFIEEINRRQEEFSTREAQASEVLAQRLADLDDALAERREAQTRETEKLVEHGKTISAQLDQLSSLIADISAQSEKAQGTLETGLGALGEHLAQKRKELAETEKQISDLTESGIRLLEIIQSGAKFSREDLPKSITTASDALLSVEQRAAQLSGAMFTANKQAEGLGEYLIETQNRIETADNSIEALHSKLESQTEEALAKLQGLRGSFSRLAKQSEAFAEDTQGNLRSALEQLETATQNAFATLESGARERIGAIATDLSKEAVSTLEDSLRNDTSEAIDRLDTAAAKASDAGRDATAQLRDQLAKVNELTVNLERRIARARELAEEQVSNDFARRMALITDSLNSNAIDIASALSTEVTDTSWDAYLKGDRGIFTRRAVRLLDNTEAREIADLYQSDETFKANVSRYIHDFEAMLRAMLSTRDGNALGVTILGSDMGKLYVVLAQAIERFRQ, encoded by the coding sequence ATGTCGGGTGGACACCATATCAGGGCCGTGGGCCAAGGCGCCGCGCAGGATGCGCAAGGGGAAACCGCTGCAAAGGCCGGGAGCGATCAGCCCGATGCCGTCGACGACTTGAGCGCAGCCGTGGAATTCGAAGAGGAACTCGACCTTACCGAATACACGCCGGAGGACGAATACGCCCCTGCTTCCGACAGGTTTGGCTTTGTCGCCCCGACAATTGCGGTGGCACTGATCCTTGGTTGGAGCGCCCTTTACATCTACGCCATGCGCGCTTCGCTGATCAATGCAGCCAATGCCGCACCAAGCGAATGGGTGCGCTGGATCATCGATTGGTCTGTACCGGTGTTGCTGGTATGCGTCGGATGGCTGCTCACCATGCGGCATTCGCGTGCGGAAGCAAAACGCTTCGCTCAGACTGCATCCCTGCTTTCGCACGAAAGCCGAGAATTGGAATCCCGGCTGACCGTGGTGAACCGGGAATTGAGCCTTGCGCGCGAATTTCTGGGCGCTCAGTCGCGCGAACTGGAATCGCTCGGGCGGATAGCGAGTGAGCGTCTGTCCAGCCATGCGACGGAGCTACAGGCTCTCATCCAGAACAATGGAGCGCAAGTCGAAGCCATCGGCTCGGCCAGTACAACCGCTCTCGAAAACATGAAGCACCTGCGCGACGATCTGCCGGTGATTGCGACCTCTGCCCGCGATGTTTCCAATCAGGTGGGTAACGCTGGTCGCACAGCGCATGAACAGCTCGAAAAGCTGGTGAGCGGCTTTGAGCGCCTCAACCAGTTCGGCAAGGCGAGCGAAAATCAGGTTTCAATGCTCGACAAACGGGTAGGCGAAATCCTCAGCGGGTTTGAATCGCAGCTTGCCCGCGTCGGCGATGTGATTGCCACGCGCCTCGATCAAGTTGAGCAGAAGGCCGATCAATACCGTAGCGCTGTCGACGACGCCGAATCCAAGGCTCTGGCCGCTTTGGGCGAACGGATGGCGATGCTCCAGACCGAGGCCAAGGCGATCGGCGGCAAGCTGCGCGAAGCCGAAGCGGGAGCGATGGAACAACTCCGCCTGTCGCGCGAACGCTTCGAAGCTGACGTGACCAGCACTGTCAAATCGCTCGATCGTCTTGACGCTCACGCCATCGCCACCTCGCAGAAGCGGATCAAAGAACTGCACGAGGAAGCGGCGCGTTTTGACGAAAAGCTGGAAGTGCGCGACCGCAAATTCATCGAGGAAATCAACCGGCGGCAGGAAGAATTCTCCACGCGTGAAGCCCAGGCAAGCGAAGTTTTGGCGCAAAGGCTTGCCGACCTCGATGATGCGTTGGCCGAACGGCGTGAAGCGCAAACGCGAGAAACCGAAAAGCTGGTTGAACACGGCAAGACAATTTCCGCCCAGCTTGACCAGTTGTCTTCGTTGATTGCGGACATTTCCGCGCAAAGCGAAAAGGCTCAAGGCACTCTCGAAACAGGCCTTGGGGCACTTGGCGAACATCTGGCCCAAAAGCGCAAGGAACTGGCGGAGACGGAAAAGCAGATCAGCGACCTGACCGAATCGGGCATTCGCTTGCTCGAGATCATCCAGTCGGGCGCCAAGTTCAGCCGAGAAGACTTGCCGAAATCGATCACGACTGCATCGGACGCACTCCTCTCAGTCGAACAGCGCGCTGCGCAGCTTTCAGGGGCAATGTTCACCGCGAACAAGCAGGCAGAAGGTCTTGGCGAATATCTGATCGAGACGCAGAACCGGATCGAAACCGCCGACAATTCGATCGAGGCGCTGCATTCCAAGCTGGAAAGCCAAACCGAAGAGGCGTTGGCCAAACTACAAGGGTTGCGGGGCAGCTTCAGCCGGCTCGCCAAGCAAAGCGAGGCCTTTGCCGAAGACACGCAAGGCAACCTGCGGAGCGCGCTGGAGCAGTTGGAGACAGCAACTCAAAATGCCTTCGCGACTCTCGAAAGCGGTGCTCGCGAGCGGATCGGGGCAATCGCAACCGATCTCTCGAAGGAGGCGGTGAGCACGCTCGAAGACTCTTTGCGCAATGATACCTCGGAGGCGATTGACCGACTGGATACCGCGGCGGCGAAGGCATCGGACGCTGGCCGCGATGCAACCGCGCAGTTGCGAGACCAGCTTGCCAAGGTCAACGAACTGACCGTCAATCTCGAACGACGCATTGCACGGGCGCGCGAACTGGCAGAAGAGCAGGTCAGCAATGATTTCGCCCGGCGGATGGCGCTGATTACCGACAGCCTGAATTCAAACGCCATCGACATCGCCAGCGCGCTTTCAACCGAGGTTACAGATACATCCTGGGATGCCTACCTCAAAGGTGATCGCGGCATTTTCACCCGGCGCGCGGTGCGACTCCTGGATAACACCGAAGCGCGAGAGATCGCCGATCTGTATCAGAGCGACGAAACCTTCAAAGCCAATGTCAGCCGCTACATCCACGATTTCGAAGCCATGCTGCGCGCCATGCTGTCGACACGGGACGGCAATGCTCTGGGCGTGACCATACTCGGTTCGGACATGGGCAAACTTTACGTCGTGCTGGCCCAGGCGATCGAACGATTCCGGCAGTAA
- a CDS encoding DUF1467 family protein has protein sequence MKVTSILAIYFLFWVMSAFIMLPFGVRTADEAGVAKVPGQADSAPVNFRPGKIVIRATIVASLLTALFVANFEFGWVTAEDINVFPKPPSPLAPR, from the coding sequence ATGAAAGTCACCTCGATTCTGGCGATCTATTTCCTGTTCTGGGTCATGTCGGCATTCATCATGCTGCCATTTGGCGTGCGCACGGCCGATGAAGCCGGGGTGGCGAAGGTGCCCGGTCAGGCGGACAGCGCACCGGTCAATTTCCGTCCGGGCAAGATCGTGATCCGCGCGACCATCGTCGCCAGCCTGCTGACCGCGCTTTTCGTGGCGAATTTCGAATTCGGGTGGGTCACTGCGGAGGACATCAATGTCTTCCCAAAACCGCCGTCCCCGCTGGCGCCGCGTTGA
- a CDS encoding ribonuclease J: MKKNYTPEDELLFLALGGSGEIGMNVNLYGCDGKWLMVDLGMTFSGGEYPGVDLVFADLEFIEERTRDLLGIVLTHAHEDHIGAVPYFAGELGVPLYATPFTADLVARKLEEAGLLGQVELNIIEDDHGQIDIGPFSVTYLPLAHSIAEGNALLIDTPYGRVFHTGDWKLDEDPIIGEPTTEEELRAIGDDGVLALVCDSTNVFNPNPSGSEGAVHKGLMEEISRHAGKRVLVTTFASNVARLQTLGEVARETGRQICVAGRSLDRIIEVAQDNGYLEDFPTPVDFDTAMRLPRGEVLILATGGQGEPRAALARIAEENHPLELVSGDVVLFSSRQIPGNEIAIGKMQNQLARRGIEMVTDRQSLIHVSGHPGRPELEALYSWLRPDILVPVHGEMRHMAEQARLGKSCGIPANVVQANGDIVRLAPGEPGKIAEVLSGRLVLDGDIIAPADGEAVTMRRRIAQEGIVLVVLARAEAPVIEAIGLPLDEDMADFVAETRDDILKAIGKLRGRDAKDPASVHEAARLAARRAARRWSGKNPQVRVIMPGLTNRSDD; the protein is encoded by the coding sequence GTGAAAAAGAATTACACTCCTGAAGACGAGTTGCTGTTCCTTGCCTTGGGCGGGTCCGGCGAAATCGGCATGAACGTCAACCTGTACGGTTGCGACGGGAAATGGCTGATGGTTGACCTCGGCATGACATTTTCAGGCGGGGAATATCCCGGCGTCGATCTGGTGTTTGCCGATCTCGAATTCATTGAAGAGCGCACGCGGGATTTGCTCGGGATCGTGCTAACGCACGCGCATGAAGATCACATCGGTGCCGTCCCCTATTTTGCCGGGGAGCTTGGGGTCCCGCTCTATGCAACGCCGTTCACGGCCGATCTGGTCGCGCGCAAGCTGGAAGAGGCCGGCCTGCTCGGGCAGGTGGAACTGAACATTATCGAGGATGATCACGGCCAGATCGACATCGGCCCGTTCAGCGTGACCTATCTGCCGCTGGCGCACTCTATCGCCGAAGGCAACGCGCTGCTTATCGACACGCCGTATGGGCGGGTATTCCACACCGGCGACTGGAAGCTGGACGAAGACCCGATCATCGGCGAGCCCACCACGGAAGAGGAACTGCGCGCCATTGGTGATGATGGCGTGCTGGCGCTGGTGTGTGACAGCACCAATGTCTTCAATCCCAATCCGTCGGGTTCCGAAGGTGCGGTTCACAAGGGATTGATGGAGGAGATCAGCCGGCATGCCGGCAAACGGGTGTTGGTGACGACTTTCGCCAGCAATGTCGCACGGCTCCAGACCCTTGGCGAGGTTGCACGGGAAACCGGGCGGCAGATTTGCGTTGCCGGACGCTCGCTCGATCGCATTATCGAGGTCGCGCAGGACAATGGCTATCTCGAAGACTTCCCTACACCCGTCGATTTCGACACTGCGATGCGGCTGCCTCGCGGTGAAGTCCTGATCCTTGCGACAGGCGGGCAGGGTGAACCTCGTGCGGCGCTGGCGCGGATAGCGGAAGAGAACCATCCGCTTGAACTCGTCAGTGGGGACGTCGTGCTGTTTTCCTCGCGCCAGATCCCTGGAAACGAGATAGCGATTGGCAAGATGCAGAACCAGCTCGCCCGTCGCGGGATCGAAATGGTGACTGATCGCCAGAGCCTGATTCATGTCTCCGGCCATCCCGGTCGGCCAGAGCTTGAAGCGCTATACAGCTGGCTGCGGCCGGACATTCTGGTGCCTGTCCATGGCGAGATGCGTCATATGGCGGAGCAGGCACGGCTTGGTAAATCCTGCGGCATTCCCGCCAATGTCGTGCAGGCAAATGGCGATATTGTCAGGCTTGCACCGGGTGAGCCGGGCAAGATTGCCGAGGTCCTCAGCGGACGCCTCGTTCTCGACGGCGACATCATTGCGCCTGCGGACGGGGAAGCTGTCACCATGCGCCGTCGGATCGCTCAGGAGGGCATCGTCCTTGTCGTGCTCGCCCGCGCAGAGGCTCCGGTGATCGAGGCCATCGGCCTGCCATTGGATGAGGACATGGCAGACTTCGTCGCGGAAACGCGCGATGACATATTGAAGGCCATTGGAAAGCTGCGGGGCCGCGATGCGAAGGACCCGGCATCTGTCCATGAGGCCGCTCGACTCGCAGCACGAAGGGCTGCGCGGCGCTGGTCAGGCAAAAACCCGCAAGTCAGGGTCATAATGCCCGGCTTGACCAACCGGAGCGACGATTGA
- a CDS encoding type III pantothenate kinase, whose translation MLLAADVGNTNVVFALFEPDGEGGYTTRARWRIATDPRRTGDEYAVWLLQLLNIEGVAREEITQIIFASVVPRADHNLTVLSQKYFGITPLRAGHGEAAWRFTIDVDQPSSLGADRALNILAAHHKYGGDLIVIDFGTATKFEAIDFNGTYKGGSIAPGINLSLDALVGKTAKLPRIAIRAPESTSVIGRNTEDQMLIGVFWGYVAMMEGIVARMKAEIGRPAKVVATGGLAILFDDATDIFDVVDADLTIEGLAILAQQAAG comes from the coding sequence GGATGGGGAGGGCGGATACACGACGCGTGCGCGCTGGCGCATCGCCACCGATCCGCGCCGCACCGGCGATGAATACGCCGTCTGGCTGCTGCAACTTCTCAATATCGAAGGCGTCGCGCGCGAGGAAATCACGCAGATCATCTTCGCATCTGTTGTCCCCCGTGCCGATCACAATCTGACGGTTCTCAGCCAGAAGTATTTCGGCATCACTCCGCTTAGGGCGGGTCACGGTGAAGCAGCATGGCGCTTTACAATCGACGTTGATCAGCCGAGTTCGCTTGGGGCTGACAGGGCTCTCAATATTCTCGCCGCGCATCACAAATATGGCGGCGATCTGATCGTGATCGATTTTGGCACCGCCACCAAGTTCGAAGCAATCGACTTTAACGGCACTTACAAGGGCGGTTCGATTGCTCCGGGGATCAACCTTTCGCTTGATGCATTGGTGGGCAAGACGGCCAAGCTTCCGCGCATCGCGATCCGTGCGCCGGAAAGCACCAGCGTTATCGGGCGCAACACCGAAGACCAGATGCTGATCGGCGTATTCTGGGGCTATGTCGCGATGATGGAAGGGATCGTCGCGCGGATGAAGGCTGAAATAGGTCGTCCGGCGAAAGTTGTCGCAACGGGTGGTCTCGCCATCCTTTTCGACGATGCCACCGATATCTTCGATGTCGTTGACGCCGATCTGACCATCGAAGGGCTGGCGATCCTTGCCCAGCAGGCGGCAGGCTGA